The Pseudodesulfovibrio sp. zrk46 genome contains a region encoding:
- a CDS encoding aminotransferase class I/II-fold pyridoxal phosphate-dependent enzyme, whose product MSKFARVDRLPPYVFAQVNELKMKMRHAGADIIDLGMGNPDVPTPKPILDKLTEAAYKPGNSKYSASKGIKGLRKAACDWYFRRYDVSLDRNQEICVTMGAKEGLAHLALAMLSPGDVVLAPDPAYPIHPYASIIAGADVRRVPIGPGQDFFENLETAVKHTWPKPKLLIINFPHNPTTQCIELPFFQRIVDFAKEHDLFVIHDLAYADFVFDGYQAPSFLQAEGAKDVGVEFFSMTKSYSMAGMRVGFCAGNQEMVQALTRIKSYLDYGIYQPIQIAAACALNGDLDPEPKFTQDDMDNAVQGIMDVYKDRRDALCDGLNRIGWEVTPPKATMFLWAEIPDEFKKMGSVEFAKMLLKEAEVAVSPGLGFGQYGDDHVRFSFVENRHRTNQAVRNLRKFFSKG is encoded by the coding sequence ATGTCAAAATTTGCGAGAGTTGATCGACTGCCCCCCTATGTTTTCGCCCAGGTTAACGAGCTGAAGATGAAAATGCGTCACGCGGGCGCGGACATCATCGACCTGGGCATGGGCAATCCCGATGTGCCAACCCCAAAGCCTATTCTCGACAAACTGACTGAAGCGGCGTATAAGCCGGGAAACTCCAAATATTCAGCATCAAAAGGCATCAAAGGACTGCGTAAAGCAGCCTGTGATTGGTACTTTCGCCGATATGATGTTTCTCTAGATCGTAATCAAGAGATATGCGTGACAATGGGAGCCAAAGAAGGTCTGGCGCACTTGGCATTGGCTATGCTCAGCCCTGGCGACGTCGTTCTAGCTCCGGATCCAGCTTATCCGATTCATCCGTATGCTTCTATCATCGCTGGTGCTGATGTTCGACGCGTCCCCATAGGGCCTGGACAAGATTTTTTTGAAAATCTTGAAACCGCTGTCAAACACACTTGGCCCAAGCCAAAGTTGTTGATCATTAACTTCCCTCATAACCCGACCACCCAGTGCATTGAGTTGCCCTTCTTTCAGCGTATTGTCGATTTCGCCAAGGAACACGACCTTTTTGTCATCCACGATCTCGCTTACGCCGACTTTGTATTCGATGGGTATCAGGCTCCTAGCTTCCTTCAAGCCGAAGGAGCCAAGGACGTTGGCGTAGAGTTCTTTTCCATGACCAAGAGCTATTCTATGGCGGGGATGCGTGTTGGTTTCTGTGCTGGTAATCAAGAAATGGTGCAGGCTCTGACCCGCATCAAGTCTTACCTCGACTACGGAATATACCAACCGATTCAAATTGCAGCCGCCTGTGCCCTTAACGGTGATTTGGACCCGGAACCAAAGTTCACTCAAGATGATATGGACAACGCCGTTCAAGGAATCATGGACGTTTATAAAGATCGACGTGATGCTCTGTGTGATGGCCTCAACCGTATCGGTTGGGAAGTAACACCGCCTAAAGCAACCATGTTCCTTTGGGCTGAAATTCCCGATGAATTCAAAAAAATGGGGTCTGTTGAGTTCGCCAAGATGCTGCTCAAGGAAGCCGAAGTTGCGGTCTCTCCAGGTCTCGGTTTCGGCCAGTACGGCGATGACCATGTACGCTTTAGCTTTGTAGAAAATCGTCACCGCACCAATCAGGCAGTACGTAACCTTCGAAAATTTTTCTCTAAGGGGTAA
- a CDS encoding branched-chain amino acid transaminase has translation MVQKSETIWFDGKQVPWDEANVHVLTHTLHYGAGVFEGIRAYECADGSSEVFRLEEHMIRLVNSAKILGITVPYTAKELTEAAVETLKLNKLAGAYVRPLVFIGEGAMGVHPGDNPIRTVIACWPWGAYLGDDALEKGIAVKCSTFNRHHVNVMMTKSKACGNYVNSVLAKTEAVADGYHEAILLDTTGHVSEGSGENIFMVVNDVIYTPHQDGVLGGLTRNSIMTLANDLGYEVREEPLTRDMLYVADEVFFTGTAAELTPISSIDRRQIGDGKAGPVAKLLQTEYFKIVKGENPDYEHWLHRYSV, from the coding sequence ATGGTCCAGAAGTCCGAAACCATTTGGTTTGATGGCAAACAGGTCCCTTGGGATGAAGCAAACGTTCACGTTTTGACCCATACATTACATTATGGCGCAGGTGTATTTGAAGGAATCCGCGCATATGAATGCGCTGATGGCTCCTCCGAAGTCTTCCGCTTGGAAGAACATATGATTCGCTTGGTAAATTCTGCTAAAATTTTGGGTATCACTGTTCCCTATACAGCAAAGGAACTGACCGAAGCTGCAGTTGAGACCTTGAAGTTGAATAAACTTGCTGGTGCTTATGTGCGTCCGCTAGTCTTTATTGGTGAAGGTGCAATGGGGGTTCACCCTGGTGACAACCCGATCCGTACGGTTATTGCTTGCTGGCCTTGGGGTGCATATCTCGGCGATGACGCTTTGGAAAAAGGTATCGCCGTCAAGTGTTCTACGTTTAATCGTCACCACGTTAATGTCATGATGACCAAATCTAAAGCCTGTGGAAACTACGTCAATTCAGTATTGGCCAAAACAGAAGCTGTTGCTGACGGTTACCATGAAGCCATTTTACTTGACACAACAGGACACGTTTCAGAGGGGTCCGGCGAGAACATTTTCATGGTTGTCAACGACGTTATCTACACGCCTCATCAGGACGGGGTTTTGGGTGGATTGACTCGCAATTCCATTATGACTTTGGCTAACGATCTGGGGTACGAAGTTCGCGAAGAACCCTTAACTCGCGACATGTTGTATGTAGCTGATGAAGTTTTCTTCACTGGAACAGCAGCTGAATTGACTCCTATCAGTTCTATCGACCGTCGCCAGATTGGAGACGGCAAGGCTGGCCCTGTTGCAAAGCTTTTGCAGACTGAATACTTCAAGATTGTGAAGGGTGAAAATCCTGATTACGAGCACTGGCTGCATCGTTACTCCGTATAA